In the genome of Limnobaculum zhutongyuii, one region contains:
- the rne gene encoding ribonuclease E encodes MKRMLINATQQEELRVALVDGQRLYDLDIESPGHEQKKANIYKGKITRVEQSLEAAFVDYGAERHGFLPFKEISREYFSSNSASQGRPNIKDVLHVGQEVIVQVDKEERGNKGAALTTFISLAGSYLVLMPNNPRAGGISRRIEGDDRQELKEALDSLEIPNGMGLIVRTAGVGKSAEALQWDLSFRLKHWEAIKKAAESRPAPFLIHQESNVIVRAFRDYLRPDIGEILIDNIKILDLAKEHIAALGRPDFSSKIKPYTGEIPLFSHYQIESQIESAFQREVRLPSGGSIVIDTTEALTAIDINSARSTRGGDIEETAFNTNLEAADEIARQLRLRDLGGLIVIDFIDMTPIRHQREVENRLRDAVRQDRARIQIGRISRFGLLEMSRQRLSPSLGESSHHVCPRCNGTGTVRDNESLSLSILRLIEEEALKDNTKEVDAIVPVQIASYLLNEKRESVNAIERRSGGKVRVVVVPNDRMETPHYEVIRKKPGEESNVLSYMLPQLHETETESEEETVLERKIPEQPALTSFSMPTESAPVEEKKAPVAATPVVSQPAGPGLFSRFVSGLKNLLAPAETVAAPVEKTASEKSSGNNQQDRRNNRRNNNRKDRNNDRNNDRNNDRNSDRNERNERNSDRQNRDNNQESRRNNRQATAAPQDSAQEATATTTARDENRRETRAERQRRRNEDKRQQQQQAVQVEQVEAAVENEVSAEEEKPTQAPAQRRQRRQMNQKVRVAAQNDQTAENITPVAAVKTPVAPVEEIKLLPQPTTVSENFVAPTTDEADGEKNGYNNATDSNGMPRRSRRSPRHLRVSGQRRRRYRDEKYPSVSPMPLTLAMASPEMASGKVCINYAALATEQVKVFEPVEALEAANNQQTEVVSAVPAVIEAPVAVVETAAEPQLATSVIAETVSEPAIAVTYIAERDEQPAAETELVVTPSVETVWHVEAPAPLDIAPIEAPKPLKSESVVAPEAISGGSSSAPAASPSFNTEPDVIVEEVVQTVVEVETSAVEVINTESVEKKASSVASSPAFKPVMPELETAEAEEAPAAPQAKPEEAPVAKEEVVVKPSAGGHAATNYASAPAARPAPVDD; translated from the coding sequence ATGAAAAGAATGTTGATTAACGCAACTCAACAGGAAGAGTTGCGTGTAGCCTTAGTTGACGGGCAACGTCTGTATGATTTAGATATTGAAAGTCCAGGGCATGAACAAAAAAAGGCAAACATTTATAAAGGTAAGATCACCCGCGTTGAACAAAGCCTTGAAGCGGCATTTGTTGACTACGGTGCAGAACGACACGGTTTCCTCCCTTTCAAAGAAATTTCCCGCGAGTATTTTTCCTCTAATTCTGCGTCTCAGGGTCGTCCTAACATTAAGGATGTACTGCATGTCGGCCAGGAAGTCATCGTTCAGGTTGATAAAGAAGAACGTGGAAATAAAGGCGCAGCACTGACAACATTTATCAGTCTGGCCGGTAGTTATTTAGTTCTGATGCCCAATAACCCACGCGCTGGCGGTATTTCTCGCCGTATCGAGGGTGACGATCGTCAGGAGCTAAAAGAAGCGCTGGATTCATTAGAGATCCCTAACGGCATGGGCTTAATTGTCCGTACTGCTGGCGTAGGTAAATCTGCAGAAGCCTTACAATGGGATCTGTCTTTCCGGTTAAAGCACTGGGAAGCGATTAAAAAAGCGGCAGAAAGTCGCCCAGCTCCATTCCTGATCCATCAGGAGAGCAACGTGATTGTTCGTGCTTTCCGTGACTACTTACGTCCGGATATCGGTGAGATTCTGATCGACAACATCAAAATCCTCGATTTGGCTAAAGAACATATCGCCGCGTTAGGCCGTCCGGACTTCAGCAGCAAGATTAAACCTTATACCGGTGAAATCCCGCTGTTTAGCCACTATCAAATTGAATCGCAGATTGAATCTGCATTCCAGCGTGAAGTGCGTCTTCCATCCGGTGGTTCGATTGTTATTGATACCACTGAAGCATTAACCGCTATCGATATCAACTCCGCCCGCTCTACCCGCGGTGGTGACATTGAAGAAACTGCATTTAATACCAACCTGGAAGCTGCTGATGAAATTGCCCGTCAATTACGTCTGCGTGACCTGGGTGGTTTGATCGTTATTGACTTTATTGATATGACCCCTATTCGCCATCAGCGTGAAGTAGAGAACCGTTTACGCGATGCCGTCCGTCAGGACCGTGCGCGTATTCAAATTGGTCGTATCTCTCGCTTTGGCCTGCTGGAAATGTCCCGTCAGCGTCTGAGCCCTTCTCTGGGTGAATCCAGCCATCACGTCTGCCCGCGTTGTAACGGCACCGGCACCGTGCGTGATAACGAATCATTATCTCTGTCTATTCTGCGTCTGATTGAAGAAGAAGCGCTGAAAGACAATACCAAAGAAGTTGACGCCATTGTTCCGGTGCAAATTGCCTCTTATCTGTTAAACGAAAAACGTGAATCAGTTAATGCTATTGAACGCCGTTCTGGTGGCAAAGTTCGCGTTGTGGTGGTTCCAAACGATCGTATGGAAACCCCTCATTACGAAGTCATTCGTAAGAAACCAGGCGAAGAGAGCAACGTGTTAAGTTACATGCTGCCACAGCTGCATGAAACCGAAACTGAATCGGAAGAAGAGACGGTTCTTGAGCGTAAAATTCCGGAACAACCGGCATTAACCAGTTTCTCAATGCCAACAGAATCGGCGCCGGTTGAAGAGAAAAAAGCACCTGTTGCTGCAACGCCAGTTGTTAGTCAACCCGCTGGTCCGGGCCTGTTCTCTCGTTTTGTTAGCGGATTAAAAAATCTGTTAGCACCGGCAGAAACCGTTGCTGCCCCGGTTGAAAAAACAGCGTCTGAGAAATCTTCTGGCAACAACCAGCAGGATCGCCGTAACAATCGTCGTAATAACAATCGTAAAGATCGCAATAACGATCGTAACAATGACCGTAATAACGATCGTAACAGCGACCGTAATGAGCGGAATGAACGTAACAGCGATCGTCAAAACCGCGACAACAATCAGGAATCGCGTCGTAATAATCGTCAGGCTACCGCTGCACCACAAGATAGTGCACAGGAAGCGACAGCTACCACCACTGCTCGTGATGAAAACCGTCGTGAAACTCGTGCTGAACGTCAACGTCGTCGTAACGAAGACAAACGTCAACAACAGCAACAAGCTGTGCAGGTAGAGCAAGTTGAAGCCGCTGTTGAAAATGAAGTTTCTGCAGAGGAAGAAAAACCGACTCAGGCGCCAGCTCAACGTCGTCAACGTCGCCAAATGAACCAAAAAGTTCGCGTTGCGGCTCAAAACGATCAAACAGCTGAAAATATTACCCCAGTCGCTGCGGTGAAAACGCCTGTTGCTCCGGTAGAGGAAATTAAGCTACTACCTCAACCAACAACTGTCAGCGAAAACTTCGTAGCGCCAACGACTGATGAAGCTGATGGAGAGAAAAACGGTTATAACAACGCAACCGATAGTAACGGTATGCCGCGTCGTTCTCGCCGCTCACCTCGTCATCTGCGCGTTAGTGGACAACGTCGTCGTCGTTATCGCGATGAGAAGTACCCTAGCGTATCGCCAATGCCATTAACTCTGGCTATGGCTTCACCAGAGATGGCTTCAGGTAAAGTTTGTATTAACTATGCTGCTCTGGCGACAGAACAGGTGAAAGTTTTCGAACCGGTTGAAGCACTGGAAGCTGCGAATAACCAACAGACTGAAGTTGTATCCGCGGTTCCAGCCGTTATTGAAGCACCCGTAGCCGTTGTTGAAACAGCAGCAGAACCTCAGCTCGCTACTTCAGTCATTGCTGAAACGGTAAGTGAGCCAGCCATTGCGGTAACCTATATTGCTGAAAGAGATGAACAACCTGCTGCGGAAACTGAACTGGTTGTTACGCCATCAGTAGAAACCGTATGGCATGTTGAAGCGCCAGCACCGCTGGATATCGCTCCGATTGAAGCACCAAAACCATTGAAGAGTGAATCAGTAGTGGCACCTGAAGCGATTTCTGGTGGTAGCTCATCCGCTCCGGCAGCATCTCCGTCATTCAATACTGAACCTGACGTTATCGTTGAAGAAGTGGTTCAGACGGTAGTTGAAGTTGAAACATCAGCGGTTGAAGTTATTAATACTGAATCGGTTGAAAAGAAGGCGTCTAGTGTTGCCAGTTCTCCGGCCTTTAAACCAGTGATGCCTGAGTTAGAAACAGCTGAAGCTGAAGAAGCCCCTGCGGCTCCACAAGCTAAACCTGAAGAAGCTCCAGTGGCTAAAGAAGAGGTTGTGGTTAAGCCTTCTGCAGGTGGTCACGCTGCTACTAATTATGCCAGCGCTCCTGCTGCAAGACCGGCTCCGGTTGATGATTAA
- a CDS encoding putative quinol monooxygenase: MSEITIVATLTIKADFQAPLMEALKKLVDSSRAEEGCLQYDLHQDNQNPLVYVFIERWASQEILDIHSKSPHFVSFGQFTKGKIESLTINLMTKVY; encoded by the coding sequence ATGAGCGAAATAACTATTGTTGCAACACTGACTATTAAAGCAGATTTCCAGGCTCCATTAATGGAAGCACTAAAAAAGCTGGTAGATAGCAGCAGAGCAGAAGAGGGATGCCTGCAATATGATCTACATCAGGACAATCAAAATCCACTGGTCTATGTATTTATAGAGCGTTGGGCATCACAAGAAATACTGGATATCCACAGTAAGTCACCTCATTTTGTCTCCTTTGGCCAATTCACCAAAGGTAAAATCGAATCACTGACGATTAATTTAATGACAAAAGTTTATTAA
- the dbpA gene encoding ATP-dependent RNA helicase DbpA: MSTTQSFSELPLDKALIDNLHELGYAQMTPIQAAALPDILQGKDVVAQAKTGSGKTAAFGIGLLSAIQVDAYRTQALILCPTRELADQVSKELRRLARTIANIKILTLCGGQPMGAQVDSLAHPAHIIVGTPGRIQDHLRKGNLTLNDLNILVLDEADRMLDMGFSDEVNDIISHTPSQRQTLLFSATYPTDIEKMSERVQRSPQRIIIESADDRVHIEQQFIEVTAQQRISLLQKILSSSQPESCVVFTNTKRDCQEIAETLSAAGSSVLALHGDLEQRDRERVLVQFANQSCRVLVATDVAARGLDIKDLPLVVNFELPFDPEVYVHRIGRTGRAGAQGMAISFCTVNELQRAHAIEDYLSEQLTWKQAERFNHSDIQPVVSNMLTLSIDGGRKAKVRPGDILGALTGDAGLTAADVGKIAIFDTQAYVAIRRQRARFALEQLRNGKIKGKNCRVWLIK; this comes from the coding sequence GTGAGTACAACACAATCCTTTTCCGAGTTACCGCTGGATAAAGCGCTAATTGATAACCTGCATGAGCTGGGTTATGCACAAATGACCCCCATTCAAGCCGCAGCGCTGCCCGATATTTTGCAGGGGAAGGATGTGGTGGCTCAGGCAAAAACCGGTAGCGGGAAGACAGCTGCGTTTGGTATTGGGCTGCTGTCTGCTATTCAGGTTGATGCTTATCGTACTCAGGCATTAATACTTTGCCCTACCAGAGAACTTGCCGATCAGGTCAGTAAAGAACTTCGACGTTTGGCCCGCACTATCGCCAATATTAAAATCTTAACGCTGTGCGGTGGGCAACCAATGGGAGCGCAGGTAGATTCACTGGCTCATCCTGCCCATATCATTGTTGGTACTCCGGGACGAATTCAGGATCATTTACGCAAAGGGAATCTGACGTTAAATGATCTGAATATTTTGGTACTGGATGAAGCCGACAGAATGCTGGATATGGGGTTCTCTGATGAGGTCAATGACATTATCAGCCATACGCCATCTCAACGTCAGACTTTGCTATTTTCTGCCACTTATCCTACAGATATTGAGAAAATGAGTGAGCGAGTTCAGCGTTCTCCTCAGCGAATTATTATTGAATCGGCGGATGACCGGGTTCATATTGAACAGCAGTTTATTGAAGTTACTGCACAACAGCGTATTAGTCTGTTGCAGAAAATTCTTTCCAGCAGTCAGCCAGAATCATGTGTGGTATTCACTAACACTAAACGAGACTGTCAGGAGATAGCTGAGACACTGAGTGCAGCCGGAAGCAGCGTATTGGCTCTGCATGGTGATTTAGAACAGCGGGATCGGGAGCGAGTGCTGGTTCAATTCGCTAATCAAAGTTGCCGGGTGTTGGTGGCAACCGATGTGGCAGCCAGAGGATTGGACATTAAGGATCTTCCATTAGTGGTCAACTTTGAGTTACCTTTTGATCCTGAGGTATATGTTCACCGCATTGGTCGAACCGGTAGAGCTGGCGCTCAGGGAATGGCGATTAGCTTTTGTACGGTGAATGAGCTACAGCGCGCCCATGCTATTGAAGACTATTTGTCTGAACAGTTAACGTGGAAACAGGCTGAGCGTTTTAATCATAGCGATATTCAGCCGGTGGTTTCGAATATGCTGACGTTAAGCATTGACGGTGGCCGTAAAGCCAAAGTTCGCCCGGGAGATATTCTGGGTGCTTTGACCGGAGATGCAGGGCTAACGGCAGCTGATGTTGGTAAAATAGCTATCTTTGATACTCAGGCTTATGTGGCTATTCGCCGCCAGCGTGCCAGATTTGCCCTTGAACAATTGCGTAATGGAAAAATTAAAGGCAAAAATTGTCGGGTTTGGTTAATTAAATAA
- a CDS encoding anthranilate synthase component 1 yields the protein MQTQKPTILLLTAETPYRDDPTAIFTQFCNNRPSTLLLESAEVDSKQNLKSLLVIDSALRITAEGRRVTFRALTENGNALLALLDQQLPKEVENHISAGQRELIYPEIDAVQDEDTRLKSISVFDSLRQLLALVNVPQDQREAMFLGGLFAYDLVAGFENLPTLESDRRCPDFCFYLAETLLILDHQNGVSRLQASLFTQDNAEQQRLKSRLIEIQQQLRAPASPVTAPALDSMQLNCDRSDEEYGDIVRELQQSIRRGNIFQVVPSRRFTLPCPSPLAAYQTLKESNPSPYMFFMQDEEFSLFGASPESALKYEANSRQIEIYPIAGTRPRGRRPDGSLDKDLDSRFELDMRTDHKELAEHIMLVDLARNDLARICEAGSRYVADLTKVDRYSFVMHLVSRVVGTLRKDLDALHAYQACMNMGTLSGAPKVRAMQLIAQYEGVRRGSYGGAVGYLTAHGDLDTCIVIRSAYVEDGIATIQAGAGVVLDSNPQSEADETRNKARAVLRAIASAHQVKEIF from the coding sequence ATGCAAACACAGAAACCAACAATATTATTATTGACCGCAGAGACGCCATATCGTGACGATCCTACGGCTATTTTTACCCAGTTCTGTAATAATCGCCCGTCCACTTTGCTGCTTGAATCAGCCGAAGTTGACAGTAAACAAAATTTGAAGAGTCTGTTGGTGATTGACAGCGCACTGCGGATTACGGCTGAAGGCCGCCGGGTTACGTTCCGGGCACTGACAGAAAATGGTAATGCCCTGCTAGCCTTATTAGACCAGCAGCTCCCAAAAGAGGTGGAAAACCATATCAGTGCAGGACAACGCGAGTTGATTTACCCTGAGATTGATGCGGTACAGGATGAAGATACCCGGTTAAAGTCCATCTCAGTTTTTGACTCCTTACGCCAACTACTAGCTCTGGTTAATGTTCCTCAGGATCAGCGTGAAGCGATGTTTTTGGGCGGCCTGTTTGCCTACGATCTGGTGGCTGGCTTTGAGAACCTCCCGACTCTGGAAAGCGATCGCCGCTGCCCTGATTTCTGTTTTTATCTGGCAGAAACGTTACTGATTCTCGATCATCAAAACGGTGTTTCGCGCCTTCAGGCCAGTCTGTTTACGCAGGACAATGCTGAACAACAGCGTCTGAAATCACGACTGATTGAAATTCAGCAACAGTTACGAGCTCCGGCTTCCCCAGTCACGGCTCCTGCGCTTGATAGTATGCAATTAAATTGCGATCGCAGCGATGAAGAGTACGGTGATATTGTCCGTGAACTACAGCAGTCTATTCGTCGCGGTAATATTTTTCAGGTAGTGCCTTCTCGTCGTTTCACTTTGCCTTGCCCTTCTCCACTGGCGGCTTATCAGACCCTGAAAGAGAGCAATCCCAGCCCTTATATGTTCTTTATGCAGGATGAGGAGTTCTCCCTGTTTGGTGCCTCACCAGAGAGTGCTCTGAAATATGAGGCCAACAGTCGACAAATTGAGATCTATCCTATTGCCGGTACTCGCCCACGAGGCCGTCGGCCTGACGGTTCGTTGGATAAAGATCTGGATAGTCGCTTTGAACTGGATATGCGTACTGACCACAAGGAGCTGGCGGAGCACATAATGTTAGTTGACTTAGCTCGTAACGATCTGGCCCGTATTTGCGAAGCGGGTAGTCGCTATGTGGCCGATTTAACCAAAGTTGACCGTTACTCGTTTGTGATGCATTTGGTTTCCCGGGTGGTGGGTACATTAAGAAAAGACCTCGATGCCCTGCACGCCTATCAAGCCTGTATGAATATGGGAACCTTAAGCGGTGCACCTAAAGTACGAGCCATGCAGTTAATTGCTCAATATGAAGGCGTTCGTCGCGGCAGTTATGGCGGCGCAGTTGGGTATTTGACCGCTCATGGGGATCTGGATACCTGTATCGTTATCCGTTCCGCCTATGTTGAAGATGGCATTGCAACGATTCAGGCAGGTGCCGGCGTTGTTCTGGACTCCAATCCACAATCAGAAGCGGATGAAACCCGCAATAAAGCCAGAGCCGTGCTACGTGCCATTGCCAGCGCCCATCAGGTTAAGGAGATTTTTTAA
- the trpCF gene encoding bifunctional indole-3-glycerol-phosphate synthase TrpC/phosphoribosylanthranilate isomerase TrpF, translating to MQETVLTRIVRDKQVWVAERRQKQPLESFRHKVIPSERNFYQALTSDNSVFILECKKASPSKGVIRQNFDPRAIAESYRNFASVISVLTDEKYFQGNFDYLTLVSNQVHQPVLCKDFIIDEYQIYLARFYHADAVLLMLSVLDDEQYVELAAVAHSLNMGVLTEASNESELQRAIELQARVVGINNRDLRDLSIDLNRTRTMAPQLPESTIVISESGIHNYQQVRELSQYANGFLIGSALMSEENLDLAIRRVLFGANKVCGLTRPEDAAAAYHAGAVYGGLIFVGKSPRYIDLVQAQKVAAAAPLKWVGVFSNAKADTICLAVDRLNLSVVQLHGSENSDYIHELRSLLPASCLIWKAQSVDGQLPELNDSLVDCYLLDNGAGGTGQAFDWQVLQGQKLDNVMVAGGLNPGNTAAAAELGCQGLDFNSGVESQPGHKDITKINAVFSILRNY from the coding sequence ATGCAAGAAACCGTATTAACGCGCATTGTTCGTGATAAGCAGGTCTGGGTCGCAGAACGTCGTCAAAAACAGCCGCTGGAAAGCTTTCGCCATAAGGTTATTCCCAGTGAGCGCAACTTCTACCAGGCATTAACCAGTGATAACAGCGTTTTTATTCTGGAATGTAAAAAAGCATCCCCATCCAAAGGGGTTATTCGTCAGAATTTTGATCCGCGAGCTATTGCTGAAAGTTACCGTAATTTTGCCTCGGTCATCTCCGTATTGACGGATGAGAAATACTTTCAAGGCAACTTTGATTATTTAACGCTGGTAAGCAATCAGGTTCATCAACCGGTGTTATGCAAAGATTTTATTATTGATGAATATCAGATTTATCTGGCCCGCTTCTATCATGCGGATGCCGTTCTGCTGATGCTTTCGGTCCTGGATGATGAGCAATATGTCGAACTGGCTGCCGTTGCTCATTCACTCAATATGGGTGTGTTGACAGAAGCCAGCAATGAAAGTGAGTTGCAACGAGCCATTGAGCTACAGGCCCGTGTGGTGGGTATCAACAATCGGGATTTACGCGATCTCTCTATCGATCTGAATCGTACCCGTACTATGGCACCACAGCTGCCGGAGTCCACCATTGTTATCAGTGAATCCGGTATTCATAACTATCAGCAAGTGCGTGAACTCAGTCAGTACGCGAATGGCTTTCTTATCGGTAGCGCACTGATGTCAGAAGAGAATCTGGACCTGGCTATACGCCGCGTTCTTTTTGGTGCCAACAAAGTATGTGGATTAACCCGGCCAGAAGATGCTGCAGCCGCTTATCATGCCGGTGCCGTATACGGAGGGTTAATTTTTGTTGGTAAATCGCCTCGCTATATTGATTTAGTTCAGGCTCAAAAAGTTGCAGCGGCAGCTCCATTAAAATGGGTTGGCGTCTTCAGTAATGCTAAGGCCGATACCATTTGTCTGGCGGTAGATCGCCTTAATCTCTCAGTCGTTCAACTGCACGGTAGTGAAAATAGCGACTATATTCATGAGTTACGTTCACTCTTACCGGCAAGTTGCCTTATTTGGAAAGCACAATCGGTTGATGGTCAACTGCCCGAACTCAATGACTCTCTGGTTGATTGTTATCTGTTGGATAACGGTGCTGGTGGTACCGGACAGGCTTTCGACTGGCAAGTTTTACAGGGCCAGAAACTGGATAATGTGATGGTAGCCGGAGGATTAAACCCGGGTAATACCGCAGCAGCAGCCGAGCTTGGCTGTCAGGGGTTGGATTTTAATTCCGGTGTGGAAAGCCAGCCAGGCCATAAAGACATTACCAAAATCAACGCGGTATTTAGCATACTACGCAACTATTAA
- the trpB gene encoding tryptophan synthase subunit beta has translation MTLLNPYFGEFGGMYVPQILMPALQQLEEAFVSAQRDPAFHAEFQDLLRNYAGRPTPLTLCRNLTVGSKTKLYLKREDLLHGGAHKTNQVLGQALLAKRMGKTEIIAETGAGQHGVAAALASALLGLKCRVYMGAKDVERQSPNVFRMRLMGAEVIPVHSGSSTLKDACNEALRDWSGNYDTAHYLLGTAAGPHPFPTIVREFQRMIGEETKEQMKEREDCLPDAVIACIGGGSNAIGMFADFIEESSVRLIGVEPAGLGIESGQHGAPLKHGRVGIYFGMKSPMMQTSEGQIEESYSISAGLDFPSVGPQHAHLNSIGRAEYVSITDDEALEAFKQLSRHEGIIPALESSHALAYALKMIAAEPEKEQILVVNLSGRGDKDIFTVHDILKARGEI, from the coding sequence ATGACATTACTTAACCCCTATTTCGGCGAGTTTGGCGGGATGTATGTACCTCAAATCCTGATGCCCGCACTACAGCAACTGGAAGAGGCTTTCGTCAGTGCTCAGCGGGACCCGGCATTTCATGCTGAATTTCAGGACTTACTGAGAAACTATGCTGGTCGCCCAACGCCATTAACCTTATGCCGTAATCTGACGGTGGGAAGCAAAACCAAACTGTATCTGAAACGCGAAGATTTGCTGCACGGCGGTGCCCATAAAACCAATCAGGTATTGGGTCAGGCGCTGTTAGCAAAACGCATGGGTAAAACTGAAATCATCGCCGAAACCGGCGCTGGTCAACACGGGGTTGCCGCGGCATTAGCCAGTGCCTTACTGGGTTTAAAATGTCGGGTTTATATGGGCGCTAAAGACGTTGAGCGTCAGTCGCCAAACGTTTTCAGAATGCGTTTAATGGGAGCAGAGGTTATTCCTGTGCACAGCGGCTCTTCCACCCTGAAAGATGCCTGTAATGAGGCACTGCGTGACTGGTCTGGTAATTATGATACCGCACACTATCTGCTGGGTACTGCGGCGGGCCCTCATCCATTCCCAACCATCGTACGTGAGTTCCAACGAATGATTGGTGAAGAAACCAAAGAACAAATGAAAGAGCGTGAAGATTGCCTGCCGGATGCGGTTATCGCCTGTATTGGCGGCGGTTCTAACGCTATCGGTATGTTTGCCGATTTCATCGAGGAGTCCAGCGTCCGGCTGATTGGTGTTGAACCTGCAGGATTAGGTATTGAATCTGGTCAGCACGGTGCACCATTAAAACACGGTCGCGTTGGTATCTACTTTGGTATGAAATCACCAATGATGCAAACCAGTGAAGGACAGATTGAAGAGTCCTACTCTATTTCTGCCGGTCTCGATTTCCCTTCTGTTGGGCCACAACATGCTCACCTGAACAGCATTGGTCGTGCAGAATACGTTTCAATTACAGATGATGAAGCGCTGGAAGCCTTTAAACAGCTATCCCGCCATGAGGGAATTATCCCTGCGCTGGAATCTTCTCATGCCCTGGCTTACGCCCTAAAAATGATTGCCGCAGAGCCGGAAAAAGAACAAATTCTGGTGGTCAATCTGTCTGGTCGTGGTGATAAAGACATTTTTACAGTTCATGATATTTTAAAAGCGCGGGGAGAAATCTGA
- the trpA gene encoding tryptophan synthase subunit alpha, with product MDRYQQLFERLAAGNQGAFVPFVTLGDPNPELSLEIIDTLVAAGADALELGIPFSDPLADGPTIQSATLRAFTSGVTPSLCFELLGKIRAKHPDIPIGLLMYANLVFSRGIDEFYAQCAKVGVDSVLVADVPLEESQPYRLAAQRHNIAPIFICPPNASDELLRQIATHGRGYTYLLSRAGVTGAENKAHLPLEHLVAKLKEYNAAPSIQGFGISEPSQVKAALTSGAAGAISGSAIVKIIEQSHQQPKIMLEKLAEFVKGMKAATKR from the coding sequence ATGGATCGTTATCAACAACTATTTGAACGTCTGGCTGCTGGCAACCAGGGCGCTTTTGTTCCTTTTGTTACTCTGGGAGATCCAAATCCGGAGCTGTCGCTGGAAATTATTGATACCCTCGTTGCCGCAGGCGCTGATGCTCTGGAGCTGGGTATTCCGTTCTCCGATCCGCTGGCTGATGGTCCAACCATTCAAAGTGCTACCTTACGTGCTTTTACTTCAGGAGTGACACCGTCACTTTGCTTTGAGTTATTAGGCAAGATCCGGGCAAAACACCCTGATATTCCGATTGGCTTGCTGATGTATGCTAACCTGGTGTTTAGTCGCGGTATTGATGAGTTTTATGCACAATGTGCAAAAGTTGGTGTAGATTCCGTACTGGTGGCGGATGTTCCACTGGAAGAATCACAGCCTTATCGTCTGGCGGCACAGCGTCATAATATCGCACCAATCTTTATCTGCCCGCCTAATGCCAGCGACGAGCTATTACGCCAAATTGCTACCCATGGCCGTGGTTATACCTACCTGCTCTCCCGTGCTGGTGTCACCGGTGCAGAAAACAAAGCACATCTGCCACTGGAGCATCTGGTCGCCAAACTGAAAGAGTACAACGCAGCACCATCTATTCAGGGCTTTGGCATCTCAGAACCTTCACAGGTAAAAGCCGCACTCACCAGTGGAGCGGCAGGAGCCATATCTGGTTCAGCCATTGTGAAGATTATCGAACAAAGCCACCAGCAACCGAAAATTATGCTGGAGAAACTGGCGGAGTTTGTTAAGGGAATGAAGGCCGCGACGAAACGTTAA